A single region of the Sphingobium sp. TKS genome encodes:
- the pdxH gene encoding pyridoxamine 5'-phosphate oxidase has protein sequence MTNPFDLFDAWYVEARETEINDSNAMALATADARGRPSLRMVLLKGHGPDGFIFYTNFEGRKAEELHANPHAALLFHWKSLRRQVRIEGSVGPVDDATADAYFATRSRDSQLGAWASDQSRPLESRDVFMARYEEVSLRFEGGPVPRPPHWSGFRVAPERIEFWQDREHRLHERRLFERTADGWREGLLYP, from the coding sequence ATGACCAATCCCTTCGACCTGTTCGATGCCTGGTATGTCGAGGCGCGCGAAACCGAGATCAACGACAGCAACGCCATGGCGCTCGCCACCGCCGACGCGCGCGGTCGGCCCTCGCTGCGGATGGTGCTGCTGAAGGGGCATGGACCCGACGGCTTCATCTTCTACACCAATTTCGAGGGGCGCAAGGCGGAGGAACTGCACGCCAATCCCCATGCGGCGCTGCTGTTCCACTGGAAGTCGTTGCGGCGGCAGGTCCGTATCGAAGGGTCGGTAGGTCCAGTGGACGACGCCACCGCCGACGCCTATTTCGCCACGCGCAGCCGCGACAGCCAATTGGGCGCCTGGGCGTCCGACCAGTCCCGCCCGCTGGAATCGCGCGATGTGTTCATGGCGCGGTATGAGGAAGTCAGCCTGCGGTTCGAAGGCGGGCCGGTGCCGCGTCCGCCCCACTGGTCGGGTTTCCGCGTTGCCCCCGAACGCATCGAATTCTGGCAGGATCGCGAACATCGCCTGCATGAGCGCCGCCTGTTCGAGCGGACCGCCGACGGCTGGCGCGAGGGGCTGCTCTACCCCTGA
- a CDS encoding GIY-YIG nuclease family protein yields MQRDFDPTVYILASHKNGTLYIGATSNLIQRLHQHRSGLIDGFTKDYGVHRLVWFESGGSMEEAIRREKQIKKWNTQWKIDLIERDNPEWRDFALDLGFEALESRRID; encoded by the coding sequence ATGCAACGCGACTTCGATCCGACAGTCTACATTTTGGCCAGTCATAAGAATGGCACGCTGTACATCGGAGCCACTTCAAACCTCATTCAACGGCTGCATCAGCATCGTTCCGGCTTGATTGATGGCTTCACAAAAGACTACGGCGTGCACCGGCTGGTCTGGTTCGAGAGCGGCGGTTCGATGGAAGAGGCGATCCGGCGCGAGAAGCAGATCAAGAAGTGGAACACGCAGTGGAAGATCGACCTGATCGAGCGGGATAATCCCGAATGGCGTGATTTCGCTCTCGATTTGGGTTTTGAGGCTTTGGAGAGTCGGCGCATCGATTGA
- a CDS encoding aldose 1-epimerase family protein, giving the protein MADEFITIGSDGLSASVHPLGAELWSLKDSQGRELMTDADPRWWAGHAPLLFPFVGRSRGDVYRFEGQDYPMLQHGFARLRNFAAVERSADAVTFRLEADAETRAVYPFDFRMDMRFAIEGWTLRMAAIISNEGQADMPFSFGYHPAFAWPLPYGGAVEEHRVLFEKAEPAPIRKVGEEPGLIALENVATPVEGNVLAPTHAMFEADALIWDRLESRSLFWGVPGRTGLKIDFPDTPWLGLWQRPGAHYLCVEPWAGMADPVGFSGDVWEKQGIMRLRPGTERAFRMDVTVVER; this is encoded by the coding sequence ATGGCGGACGAATTCATCACCATCGGTTCAGACGGCCTGAGCGCCAGCGTCCATCCCCTCGGCGCGGAGCTTTGGTCGCTCAAGGACAGCCAAGGGCGCGAGTTGATGACCGATGCCGATCCGCGCTGGTGGGCGGGGCATGCGCCGTTGCTCTTTCCCTTTGTCGGGCGATCGCGAGGCGACGTTTATCGTTTCGAGGGGCAGGACTACCCGATGCTGCAGCATGGCTTTGCGCGGCTGAGAAATTTTGCGGCGGTGGAGCGGAGCGCCGATGCCGTGACCTTCCGGCTGGAGGCGGATGCGGAGACGCGGGCGGTCTATCCCTTCGATTTCCGGATGGACATGCGCTTTGCGATCGAAGGTTGGACGCTGCGGATGGCCGCCATCATATCGAATGAGGGTCAGGCCGACATGCCCTTTTCCTTCGGCTATCATCCGGCCTTCGCCTGGCCGCTGCCCTATGGCGGCGCGGTGGAAGAGCATCGGGTGCTGTTCGAGAAGGCCGAACCCGCGCCGATCCGCAAAGTGGGCGAGGAGCCGGGGCTGATTGCGCTGGAGAATGTGGCGACCCCGGTGGAGGGGAATGTGCTCGCGCCGACCCATGCGATGTTCGAGGCGGACGCGTTGATCTGGGACCGGCTGGAGAGCCGCAGCCTGTTTTGGGGCGTGCCGGGGCGGACGGGTTTGAAGATCGACTTTCCCGATACGCCCTGGCTGGGGCTGTGGCAGAGGCCGGGCGCGCATTATCTTTGCGTTGAGCCCTGGGCGGGGATGGCCGATCCGGTCGGCTTTTCCGGCGATGTGTGGGAAAAGCAGGGGATCATGCGGCTCAGGCCGGGGACGGAGCGGGCATTCCGGATGGATGTGACGGTGGTCGAGCGCTGA
- a CDS encoding NADPH-dependent FMN reductase, translated as MALDILVLYGSYRRGRLGIRLADYLINGFQALDHKAELIDAKAIGLPMLDLRYSDYPPGEAPAAMTALSQRLKAADAFVFVAGEYNRGVQPGLKNLTDHFLKEFDRRPAGIASYSMGRYAGVNSHAAWTVTLNAMGMTVIPERLSVGQIGDTLDAEARPHGESGAALERGFASFARSLVYWAEAVKKP; from the coding sequence ATGGCGCTCGATATCCTCGTCCTTTACGGCTCCTATCGGCGGGGCCGCCTCGGCATCCGCCTGGCCGATTATCTGATCAACGGCTTTCAGGCTCTGGATCACAAAGCCGAACTCATCGACGCAAAGGCGATCGGTCTGCCGATGCTCGACCTGCGCTACAGCGACTATCCGCCCGGCGAAGCGCCCGCCGCCATGACGGCGCTCTCGCAGCGCCTCAAGGCTGCGGACGCCTTCGTCTTCGTCGCGGGCGAATATAATCGCGGCGTCCAGCCGGGGCTCAAGAACCTGACCGACCATTTCCTCAAGGAATTCGATCGCCGGCCCGCGGGCATCGCCAGCTATTCCATGGGCCGCTATGCCGGCGTCAACAGCCACGCCGCCTGGACGGTGACGCTGAACGCCATGGGCATGACCGTCATCCCCGAGCGCCTCAGCGTCGGCCAGATCGGGGATACGCTGGACGCCGAAGCCCGCCCCCATGGCGAAAGCGGCGCCGCGCTGGAACGCGGCTTCGCCAGTTTCGCCCGGAGCCTGGTCTATTGGGCTGAGGCGGTGAAGAAGCCTTAG
- a CDS encoding DnaJ C-terminal domain-containing protein — MAADPYSILGVARGASEAEVKSAYRKLAKELHPDRNKDNPKAAEKFSAVTSAYDLLSDKDKRARFDRGEIDGEGNPTSPFGFGGGGAGGFRGRPGQGGGFEFQEGGGDFGDIFEGLFGGGAGRRGGGGGGFGGFGRGAPPQKGANVTYRLAVQFVDAATLAPQRITLQDGKTIDLKLPAGVETGTQMRLSGKGQQGSGGAGDAIVTIEVKPHAFFTRDGDNVLLDLPITLDEAVKGAKVKVPTVDGPVMLGVPAGASSGKTLRLRGKGFTGKNGGQRGDQLVTLLIDVPADDPAIKALVEGWQDSRAVRTHLGV, encoded by the coding sequence ATGGCTGCTGATCCCTACTCCATTTTGGGCGTCGCGCGCGGCGCGAGCGAGGCAGAGGTCAAGTCCGCCTATCGCAAGCTGGCCAAGGAACTGCATCCCGACCGGAACAAGGACAATCCTAAGGCGGCGGAGAAATTTTCCGCCGTTACCAGCGCCTATGACCTGCTGTCGGACAAGGACAAGCGCGCGCGCTTCGACCGGGGTGAGATTGACGGGGAGGGCAATCCGACCTCGCCCTTCGGCTTCGGCGGCGGGGGGGCAGGGGGCTTCCGTGGCCGGCCGGGACAGGGCGGCGGCTTCGAATTTCAGGAAGGCGGCGGGGATTTCGGGGATATTTTCGAAGGCCTGTTCGGTGGCGGCGCGGGACGCCGGGGCGGAGGGGGCGGGGGCTTTGGCGGCTTTGGCCGTGGGGCGCCGCCGCAAAAGGGCGCCAACGTCACCTATCGCCTGGCCGTCCAGTTCGTCGACGCCGCCACGCTCGCGCCGCAGCGGATCACGCTTCAGGACGGCAAGACCATCGACCTGAAACTGCCCGCGGGGGTCGAGACGGGCACGCAGATGCGGCTTTCCGGCAAGGGCCAGCAAGGCTCCGGCGGCGCGGGCGACGCGATCGTCACGATCGAGGTCAAGCCGCACGCCTTCTTCACCCGCGACGGCGACAATGTGCTGCTGGACCTGCCGATCACGCTCGACGAGGCGGTGAAGGGGGCGAAGGTCAAGGTGCCCACGGTCGATGGCCCGGTGATGCTGGGCGTGCCTGCGGGCGCATCCTCCGGCAAGACGCTGCGCCTGCGCGGCAAGGGGTTTACCGGCAAGAACGGCGGCCAGCGCGGCGACCAGCTCGTCACTTTGCTGATCGATGTGCCCGCCGACGATCCGGCGATCAAGGCGCTGGTCGAAGGCTGGCAGGACAGCCGCGCCGTGCGGACCCATCTCGGCGTCTAG
- a CDS encoding DUF4386 domain-containing protein: MKLFAGVDGKARLAGLFILGAMAARILGDAVARAALVVPGNGRETARNIADYPWLYRIGEAADVVVLCGMAVATALLYALFAPVARNLARVAALMSLTGIATLAASSLMTMAPPVLLDSAPHPGIGMAEVHSLVQIFLALGQAVQGIGRIFIGLYLLLIGLLAFRSGRLPKAVGVGLALGGFIQMAVRSVALIAPDLADATVIQADIVALLAEAVFALWLLISGAHPRHFPAESAAGS, from the coding sequence ATGAAGCTGTTCGCCGGGGTTGACGGAAAAGCGCGGCTCGCCGGACTCTTCATTCTCGGCGCGATGGCTGCCCGCATCCTTGGCGATGCGGTGGCGCGGGCGGCGCTGGTCGTGCCCGGCAATGGGCGGGAGACGGCGCGCAATATCGCGGATTATCCCTGGCTCTATCGGATCGGGGAAGCCGCCGATGTCGTCGTGTTGTGCGGGATGGCCGTGGCGACGGCGCTGCTTTACGCGCTGTTCGCGCCTGTTGCGCGCAATCTGGCGCGGGTGGCGGCTTTGATGTCGCTGACCGGGATTGCCACATTGGCCGCGAGCAGCCTCATGACCATGGCGCCGCCGGTCCTGCTCGACAGCGCGCCGCATCCAGGGATCGGCATGGCGGAAGTGCATTCGCTGGTGCAGATTTTCCTTGCGCTGGGGCAAGCCGTGCAGGGGATCGGACGCATCTTCATCGGGCTTTATCTGCTGCTGATCGGCTTGCTTGCCTTTCGATCGGGGCGGCTGCCCAAAGCCGTCGGCGTCGGGCTGGCGCTGGGCGGTTTCATCCAGATGGCGGTGCGATCGGTCGCGCTGATCGCGCCTGACCTGGCCGATGCGACGGTGATCCAGGCGGACATCGTCGCGTTGCTGGCCGAAGCGGTATTTGCGCTATGGCTGCTTATTTCCGGGGCGCATCCTCGGCATTTTCCTGCGGAGTCGGCGGCGGGCTCATGA
- a CDS encoding YihY/virulence factor BrkB family protein, which yields MPQPSPYSPESRRQRLADEARAHFNRHIDRVRPGSHAFEIAKRVAVGTYSDGFIHAGNLAYLSLMTLFPFFIVAAAVASIFGHSQDGLAAVGAFLATVPPGVADVVRQPIIDVLNARTGPLLWLGGLVGLWTVGSLIETIRDILRRAYGTKSTRPFWHYRLTAIGITLISVFAVMFAFSMQVIITGIDQFLHQILPFADEAIQIVAFTKLVPMAILCVALYYLYVSLTPSLYKDPRFPKWPGAIATALWWYGVTLLLPATLSLLGGYDMTYGSLAGVMITLIFFFLVGLGVVIGAELNAALAEFPEEEAAAAAQVDKGNGTTR from the coding sequence ATGCCGCAGCCTTCGCCTTATTCCCCCGAATCCCGCCGCCAGCGGCTTGCCGACGAAGCCCGCGCCCATTTCAACCGCCATATCGATCGGGTGCGGCCGGGCAGCCATGCCTTTGAAATCGCCAAGCGCGTGGCCGTCGGCACCTATAGCGACGGTTTCATTCATGCCGGGAACCTCGCCTATCTCTCGCTGATGACGCTGTTCCCCTTCTTCATCGTGGCGGCGGCGGTGGCGAGCATCTTCGGCCATTCGCAGGACGGGCTGGCGGCGGTCGGCGCCTTTCTGGCAACCGTGCCGCCGGGGGTTGCCGACGTGGTGCGCCAGCCGATCATCGACGTGCTGAACGCGCGCACGGGGCCATTGCTCTGGTTGGGCGGGCTGGTCGGGCTGTGGACGGTCGGCAGCCTGATCGAGACGATCCGCGATATCCTTCGCCGCGCCTATGGCACGAAAAGCACGCGGCCCTTCTGGCATTATCGGCTGACCGCCATCGGCATCACCCTGATCAGCGTCTTCGCGGTGATGTTCGCCTTCTCGATGCAGGTCATCATCACCGGCATCGACCAGTTCCTGCACCAGATCCTGCCCTTTGCCGACGAGGCGATCCAGATCGTCGCCTTCACCAAGCTGGTGCCGATGGCGATATTGTGCGTCGCGCTCTATTATCTCTACGTCTCGCTGACTCCCAGCCTGTACAAGGATCCGCGCTTCCCCAAATGGCCCGGCGCCATCGCCACGGCCCTGTGGTGGTATGGCGTCACATTGTTGCTGCCGGCCACGCTTTCGCTACTGGGCGGCTATGACATGACCTATGGCAGCCTGGCCGGCGTGATGATCACCCTCATTTTCTTCTTCCTTGTCGGGCTTGGCGTGGTAATTGGCGCGGAATTGAATGCGGCGCTGGCGGAGTTCCCGGAAGAGGAAGCCGCCGCCGCCGCGCAGGTCGACAAAGGGAATGGGACGACGAGATGA
- a CDS encoding dicarboxylate/amino acid:cation symporter produces the protein MRNRLTAFILTGMVLGVIVGFATNIWAGGDKSLAKDVAGYYHLLADIFLHLIKMIIAPLVFSTLVAGIAHMGDSAALGRIGGRALAWFIIASLISLTLGLIFVNFFAPGEGLNLVRSGADAGVNTEALNFQDFVLHVFPTSMVGAMAENSILQIVVFSLFVGIALTAIGEKGKPIITVIEAMVELMLQVTGYVMRVAPFAVFGALASVVTTEGLGVLKTFGELVGEFYLSLIALWVLLFAAGSIFLGKRMVKLIRYVREPILIAFSTASSEAAYPKMLEQLDRFGVPRRIYSFVLPLGYSFNLDGSMMYSTFATIFIAQAYGIDLPIATQITILLVLMVTSKGIAAVPRASLVVVAATLGQFDLPVEGVAFILAVDHFMDMGRTATNVLGNAIATSVITKWEGMLEVEEPEYVAHPKAPSHTPAHGRAGLELASDMVEEEKRS, from the coding sequence ATGCGAAATCGACTGACGGCGTTCATCCTGACAGGCATGGTTCTGGGGGTGATCGTGGGCTTCGCCACCAATATCTGGGCGGGCGGCGACAAGAGCTTGGCCAAGGATGTGGCAGGCTATTATCATCTGCTGGCCGACATCTTCCTGCATCTGATCAAGATGATCATCGCGCCGCTGGTCTTTTCCACGCTGGTCGCGGGCATCGCCCATATGGGCGACAGCGCGGCGCTGGGGCGGATCGGCGGGCGCGCGCTTGCCTGGTTCATCATCGCCAGCCTGATCTCGCTGACCCTGGGCCTTATCTTCGTCAATTTCTTCGCGCCGGGCGAGGGACTCAACCTCGTGCGATCGGGCGCGGATGCGGGGGTCAATACCGAAGCGCTCAATTTCCAGGATTTCGTGCTGCATGTCTTCCCGACCTCCATGGTCGGGGCCATGGCGGAAAATTCGATCCTGCAGATCGTCGTCTTTTCCCTGTTCGTGGGCATCGCGCTGACCGCCATCGGGGAGAAGGGCAAGCCGATCATCACCGTGATCGAGGCGATGGTCGAACTGATGTTGCAGGTCACCGGCTATGTCATGCGCGTGGCTCCCTTCGCCGTGTTCGGAGCGCTCGCGTCGGTGGTGACGACCGAGGGTCTGGGCGTGCTCAAGACCTTCGGTGAGCTGGTGGGCGAATTCTACCTGTCGCTGATCGCGCTGTGGGTGCTGCTGTTCGCGGCGGGATCGATCTTCCTGGGCAAGCGGATGGTGAAGCTGATCCGCTATGTCCGCGAGCCGATATTGATCGCCTTCTCGACTGCCTCGTCGGAGGCGGCTTATCCCAAGATGCTGGAGCAGCTCGACCGCTTCGGCGTGCCGCGGCGGATCTACAGCTTCGTGCTGCCGCTGGGCTACAGCTTCAATCTGGACGGGTCGATGATGTATTCGACCTTCGCCACCATCTTCATCGCGCAGGCCTATGGCATCGACCTGCCGATCGCGACGCAGATCACGATCCTGCTGGTGCTGATGGTCACCAGCAAGGGCATCGCCGCCGTTCCCCGCGCTTCACTCGTCGTCGTGGCGGCGACGCTGGGGCAGTTCGACCTGCCGGTGGAGGGCGTGGCCTTCATTCTGGCCGTCGACCATTTCATGGACATGGGCCGCACCGCGACAAACGTGCTGGGCAATGCCATCGCCACCTCCGTCATCACCAAATGGGAAGGCATGCTGGAGGTCGAGGAACCGGAATATGTGGCCCATCCCAAGGCGCCGTCGCACACGCCCGCGCATGGCCGCGCCGGGCTGGAACTGGCGTCGGACATGGTGGAGGAAGAAAAGCGCAGCTAA
- the pheT gene encoding phenylalanine--tRNA ligase subunit beta, whose product MKFTLSWLKTHLKTDADLPTILKGLTNIGLEVEGVENPAEKLAPFRIARVLTADPHPQADKLQVLTVDAGDGALQVVCGAPNARAGLVGVFGTEGAVVPVNGMVLKKTAIRGVESNGMMCSFRELELGEDHDGIIELNPDAPVGQVYAQWAGLDDPVIDVSITPNRQDCMGVRGIARDLAAAGLGTLNAIVVPTVEGVGPGPDVRVEDEEGCPAFFARTVRGVTNGASPEWMAKRLKAIGQKPISALVDITNYIMIDLGRPLHVYDMATLKGPLVARKGKAGEEILALNGKSYTVDETMTVIADDEAVHDIGGIMGGEHSGAQDGTTDVLIECAYFTPERIAVTGQKLALTSDARGRFERGVDPAFLDDGLSIATDLVVKLCGGTASEATRAGSPPVANKTVTYEPSQCLALAGVDVSEGEQKRILESLGFGIQGNDSTFEYQDGMPVTTPANWTVSVPSWRRDVDGWPDIVEEVVRIVGLDQVPSTPLPRMPGVAKPTATPEQNVERRVRRTAAARGLAEAINWSFISEKEAASVGGGDWTLANPISEDLKVMRPSLLPGLLSATRRNMDRGAAAVRLFELGRRYFADKERATVGFVLAGEKVARGWQTGKAQAFSAFDAKSEVIALLAAAGAPVANLQSFVEASAAYHPGQSGTLRLGPKVVLAEFGVLHPSLAKQFGLTGTVVAGEIFLDAIPTKRNSGFMRAPYAPPALQAVKRDFAFVIDQAVEADALVRAVKGADKKAIVDARLFDVFVGPGVEEGKKSLAIEITLQPGEKSFSQEELDAISAAVVKAAEKLGGSLRW is encoded by the coding sequence ATGAAGTTCACGCTGAGCTGGCTCAAGACGCATCTCAAGACCGATGCCGACCTGCCGACGATCCTTAAAGGTCTGACGAACATCGGGCTTGAGGTCGAGGGTGTCGAAAATCCGGCGGAGAAGCTGGCCCCCTTCCGGATCGCCCGAGTGCTGACCGCCGATCCGCATCCGCAGGCGGACAAGTTGCAGGTGCTGACCGTGGACGCGGGCGACGGCGCGTTGCAGGTCGTGTGCGGCGCACCCAATGCGCGTGCCGGTCTGGTCGGCGTGTTCGGGACCGAGGGCGCGGTGGTGCCGGTCAACGGCATGGTGCTGAAAAAGACCGCCATTCGCGGGGTCGAGTCCAACGGCATGATGTGCTCGTTCCGGGAGCTGGAACTGGGCGAGGATCATGACGGGATCATCGAGCTGAACCCGGATGCGCCGGTCGGGCAAGTCTATGCGCAATGGGCTGGGCTGGACGATCCAGTGATCGATGTGTCGATCACGCCCAACAGGCAGGACTGCATGGGCGTGCGCGGCATTGCGCGCGATCTGGCGGCGGCGGGCCTCGGCACGCTGAACGCCATTGTCGTGCCGACCGTCGAGGGCGTTGGGCCGGGGCCGGATGTACGGGTCGAGGATGAAGAGGGCTGCCCGGCTTTCTTCGCGCGGACCGTTCGCGGCGTGACCAATGGCGCGTCGCCCGAATGGATGGCGAAGCGGCTGAAGGCCATCGGGCAGAAGCCGATCAGCGCGCTGGTCGACATCACCAACTATATCATGATCGACCTTGGGCGGCCGCTGCATGTCTATGACATGGCGACGCTGAAAGGTCCGCTCGTGGCGCGCAAGGGCAAGGCCGGCGAAGAGATACTGGCGCTCAACGGCAAGAGCTACACCGTCGATGAGACGATGACCGTCATCGCCGACGATGAGGCCGTGCATGACATTGGCGGCATCATGGGCGGCGAGCATTCGGGCGCGCAGGACGGCACGACCGACGTGCTGATCGAATGCGCCTATTTCACGCCGGAGCGGATCGCAGTGACGGGGCAGAAACTGGCGCTGACCTCAGACGCCCGCGGGCGGTTCGAGCGCGGGGTGGATCCCGCCTTCCTCGATGACGGCCTGTCGATCGCGACCGATCTGGTGGTCAAGCTTTGCGGCGGCACGGCCAGCGAGGCGACGCGGGCGGGTTCGCCGCCCGTGGCGAACAAGACCGTGACCTACGAGCCGTCACAATGCCTGGCGCTGGCGGGCGTCGATGTGTCCGAGGGCGAGCAGAAGCGCATCCTTGAAAGCCTTGGCTTCGGCATTCAGGGCAATGATTCCACCTTCGAATATCAGGACGGCATGCCGGTGACGACGCCGGCCAACTGGACCGTCAGCGTACCGAGCTGGCGGCGGGACGTCGACGGCTGGCCCGACATTGTCGAGGAAGTGGTGCGCATCGTCGGGCTGGATCAGGTGCCCTCCACCCCCCTGCCCCGCATGCCCGGTGTCGCCAAGCCGACCGCCACACCCGAGCAGAATGTCGAGCGGCGCGTGCGCCGGACGGCGGCGGCGCGGGGTCTGGCCGAGGCGATCAACTGGTCCTTCATTTCGGAGAAGGAAGCGGCCTCGGTCGGTGGCGGCGACTGGACGCTCGCCAATCCCATTTCCGAAGATCTGAAGGTGATGCGCCCCTCCCTGCTGCCGGGCCTGCTGTCGGCCACGCGGCGGAACATGGATCGCGGCGCGGCTGCGGTGCGGCTGTTCGAGCTGGGACGGCGCTATTTCGCCGACAAGGAGCGGGCCACGGTCGGTTTCGTGCTGGCGGGCGAGAAGGTTGCGCGGGGCTGGCAGACGGGCAAGGCGCAGGCCTTCTCCGCCTTCGATGCCAAGAGCGAGGTGATCGCGCTGCTGGCTGCTGCCGGTGCGCCGGTGGCGAATTTGCAGAGCTTTGTTGAAGCTTCGGCCGCCTATCATCCGGGCCAGTCGGGCACGCTGCGGTTGGGGCCGAAGGTCGTGCTGGCCGAGTTCGGGGTGCTGCATCCCAGCCTCGCCAAGCAGTTCGGGCTGACCGGCACGGTGGTCGCGGGTGAGATCTTCCTCGATGCGATCCCGACCAAGCGGAACAGCGGCTTCATGCGCGCGCCCTATGCGCCGCCCGCGTTGCAGGCGGTGAAGCGTGACTTCGCCTTCGTCATCGATCAGGCGGTCGAGGCCGATGCGCTGGTACGTGCAGTCAAGGGCGCGGACAAGAAAGCCATTGTCGATGCGCGGCTGTTCGACGTCTTCGTGGGCCCAGGCGTGGAAGAGGGCAAGAAGAGTCTCGCCATCGAAATCACCCTGCAACCGGGCGAAAAGAGCTTCTCCCAGGAGGAGCTGGACGCGATCAGCGCGGCGGTGGTGAAGGCGGCCGAGAAGCTGGGCGGCAGTCTGAGGTGGTAA
- the pheS gene encoding phenylalanine--tRNA ligase subunit alpha: MSEIANLKAGLIADIEAADTLEALEALRVGAMGKNGVVTGLLKTLGPMSPEERLEKGPPIQDLRESVTAALTEKKAALEQAALDAKLAAEKIDMTLPAELGAQGSVHPVSQVMDELAEIFADLGFSVATGPEIEDDWHNFTALNIPETHPARAMHDTFYFPDAEDGKKMLLRTHTSPVQIRTMMNGEPPIRIIAPGRVYRSDSDATHTPMFHQIEGLVIDKGITLGHLKWTLETFLKAFFERDDIVLRLRPSYFPFTEPSVEVDVGYTLTNGQRVIGGDGDAPGGGWLEVLGSGMVNRRVIEACGLDPDEWQGFAFGTGVDRLAMLKYGMNDLRAFFDGDLRWLKHYGFSALDVPTLSGGVGA, from the coding sequence ATGAGTGAGATTGCCAATCTGAAAGCCGGCCTGATCGCCGACATCGAGGCTGCGGACACGCTGGAGGCGCTGGAAGCGCTGCGTGTGGGCGCCATGGGCAAGAATGGAGTGGTGACGGGGCTGCTCAAGACCCTTGGGCCGATGAGTCCGGAAGAGAGGCTGGAGAAAGGCCCGCCGATACAGGACTTGCGCGAGAGCGTGACAGCGGCGCTGACGGAGAAGAAGGCGGCGCTGGAGCAAGCGGCGCTTGATGCGAAGCTGGCCGCCGAGAAGATCGACATGACGCTGCCTGCTGAGCTGGGTGCGCAGGGGTCGGTTCATCCCGTCAGCCAGGTGATGGACGAACTGGCGGAGATTTTCGCGGACCTGGGGTTCTCCGTGGCGACCGGGCCGGAGATTGAGGACGACTGGCATAATTTCACCGCGCTCAACATCCCGGAGACGCATCCGGCGCGGGCGATGCATGACACCTTCTATTTCCCCGACGCTGAGGACGGGAAAAAGATGCTGCTGCGCACCCACACCTCCCCGGTGCAGATCCGCACGATGATGAACGGGGAGCCCCCGATCCGTATCATTGCGCCGGGCCGGGTCTATCGCTCGGACTCGGACGCGACGCATACGCCGATGTTCCATCAGATCGAGGGGCTGGTGATCGACAAGGGGATCACGCTCGGTCATCTGAAGTGGACGCTGGAAACCTTCTTGAAGGCTTTCTTCGAGCGCGACGATATCGTGCTGCGGCTGCGGCCGAGCTATTTCCCCTTCACCGAGCCTTCGGTCGAAGTGGACGTGGGCTATACGCTGACCAACGGCCAGCGGGTGATCGGCGGCGACGGCGATGCGCCGGGTGGCGGCTGGCTGGAAGTGCTGGGCAGCGGCATGGTCAACCGCCGCGTGATCGAGGCGTGCGGACTGGACCCGGATGAATGGCAGGGCTTTGCCTTCGGCACCGGCGTCGACCGGCTGGCGATGCTGAAATATGGGATGAACGACTTGCGCGCTTTCTTCGACGGCGATCTGCGCTGGCTGAAACATTATGGCTTCTCCGCGCTGGATGTTCCGACGCTCAGCGGAGGAGTGGGCGCATGA
- a CDS encoding energy transducer TonB produces MNRSAWCKSMLLFWAICCLGQAVSASSSALVVRIQRNDYPPEALINGLAGDIPIRVRVEPDGQVRCEVMANEGPEILRKPSCSLVAHRWPFSPALDANGKPESVDIPLVVRWARMSNGPAAKDSADALGFGGATPISPENWLDTLYQERPALAAFQGRDVLIRFIVTTAGRMHNCLVEDRARASFFTEQLCPVLERHALLLPAIDSEGRAIPTRGTIRFTFG; encoded by the coding sequence ATGAATCGGTCGGCTTGGTGTAAAAGCATGCTGCTGTTTTGGGCGATATGCTGCTTGGGCCAAGCGGTTAGCGCTTCATCATCCGCGCTGGTCGTGAGGATTCAGAGGAATGACTATCCTCCAGAAGCACTGATAAACGGGCTTGCCGGTGATATTCCGATCCGGGTGCGGGTTGAGCCGGATGGCCAAGTGCGGTGCGAAGTAATGGCCAACGAAGGACCGGAAATATTACGCAAGCCAAGTTGCTCTCTCGTTGCACATAGATGGCCCTTTTCGCCTGCTTTGGACGCGAACGGAAAACCGGAATCCGTTGATATCCCTCTCGTTGTGAGATGGGCGAGGATGAGCAACGGGCCGGCGGCAAAAGACAGCGCCGATGCTCTGGGTTTCGGAGGAGCAACGCCAATTTCACCGGAGAATTGGCTTGACACATTATATCAAGAAAGACCGGCTTTGGCGGCTTTCCAGGGTAGGGACGTGCTGATTCGCTTCATTGTCACTACCGCCGGTCGGATGCACAATTGCCTTGTCGAAGATAGGGCCAGAGCTTCGTTCTTTACTGAACAGCTATGCCCCGTTCTCGAAAGGCATGCTTTGCTCTTGCCCGCCATCGACAGCGAAGGCCGCGCCATACCGACCAGAGGAACGATCCGATTCACTTTTGGGTGA